The window GGACTTCGCAATCACGTCGTGATCTCGCCCATCTTCCAGACCCTCGGGCACGAGGAACGCCTGCAGGCGCTCGGGGAGGCGTTCAGCCGCGAGTCGGGCGCGCGCGGCCCGGCGAAGCGATTCGAACCCGAGCAACCCGGAGCCGCCGAGTTCGTCGGCAAGGAAGCCGTGCGGATCGCCGAATGCACCCGTAGCCCGATGATCAACCTGGGAGGCGACGAGTGGCCGCCCGCGCGCGCCGAGGGCGACGAGCGTCCGCTCGACCGGCGCCGGGCTGCGATCGCCTACAGCGACTACCTCGGCGAGATCTCGACGCGCCTGCGCGAGCGATTGGGCTGCCGGACGATGATCTACAGCGACGTCATCCTGCGCTGGCCGGAGGCCGCGGACTCGTTGCCTCGGGACATGATCGTCGTGGACTGGCACTACGATCAGCAGGATTCGGTGCCCAGCCTGAGGCAGCTTGCGGCGCTCGGCTTCCAGGACGTCTTCGTGAGCCCTGGCATGTGGAATTGGACCACGTTCTATCCGAACTACGCGCGCGCCGTTCCCAACATCGCCGCGCTCGCGCGCGCCGCGAAGTCCGCGAAGGCGTCCGGCCTGGTGCTCTCCTCATGGGGGGACAGCGGCGCCGAATGCCTGCGCGAGAACAACTGGGCCGGGTACGCGTTCGCGGCGGCCTCGGCCTGGGAACCCGCGACGCCGCCGGTTGACGCATTCCTGCCCCGCTTCGTCAGCACGTTCTACGGGCCGGAAGCCTCAGGGATGGTGGAGGTCGAGCGCATCCTCGGCTGGCAGGACTTCACCGGCCTCACCACGGTCGGGCGTGTCTTTCACCACGCCTTGCTGGTCAAACCCGCCCATGCCGAATGGCGCGTTCGCATGAAGACGTTGCTGGCCGACATGGCGGTGGCGGAATCGCGATTGCGGCAGGCCACGGGGTCGATTCGGTACCACCGCGACCACGCCGCCTCTCTCGCTCACGCGATCCGGGGATTCCGCTTTCTGGCCGAGCGCGAGCTCGCGCTCGATGGGCTCGGTCGCGAGCTTCGCGGGCGCACGCTCGGCCTGCTCGATCGGGCGAGCCGAGATCAGGCGGTGCTCGAGCTCGATCGGCTGCACGCGGAGTTGCTGGCGCTCGACCAGGAATTCGCGCGGCTGTGGCTGCAGCGCAACCGGCCGCCGGTCTCGCCGTTCGTGGAGGACCGGCTGGAGAAGCAGGCCGCGATGATCGATCGCCTCCGGCGACTGGCGCGCGCCGGCCGGCTGACCGCGGACGAGTCCTTCACGAACCTCCAGGCCGGGCGCTACTGAGCATCGTCCATCGGACGCGCACCGAGCGGGCTGACGCCCGGCTCGAGTCCGGCTAGACTCTCCGTTCCTCGTTTCGTTCACCCTCATCCGGAGTTCCCCCATGAATTACCGCGCCCTCGGCAAGACCGGCCTCAAGGTTTCGGAGCTCTCCCTCGGGTCGTGGACCACCTATGGCGGATCGGTGGCCAACGACGACGCGATCCAGATCGTGCGCAAGGCGTTCGATCTCGGCGTCAATCTGTTCGACACCGCCGACGTCTACGTGCGCGGCGGCGCCGAGAACCTGCTCGGGCAGGCGATCGTCGGATTGCCGCGCGAGCAGCTGGTGATCGCCACCAAGTGCATGGGCCGCGTGTGGGACGGTCCGCTCGGCGCGGGGCTATCGCGCAAGCACATCTTCGACGCCATGGACCAGAGCCTGCGCCGGCTTGGCGTCGACTACGTGGATCTCTATCAGGCGCACGCGCCCGACGCCGGCACGCCGATCGAGGAAACGCTGCGGGCGTTCGAAGATCTGGTGCGCATGGGGAAGGCGCGCTACGTCGGATTCTCGAACTTCGACCGCGAGCCGGCCCTGGCGCGGCGCGTGGTCGAAATCCAGGGCGCGCGCGGCTGGGATCCGATGATCTCGAGCCAGCCGCGCTACAACCTGGTGGACCGGCACGTCGAGCGGGAGCACATCGCCTTCTGCAAGAAGAACGGCATCGGCATGATCGTCTACTCGCCGCTCGCGCAAGGCGTGCTCACCAACAAGTATGCCGGCGGCGCCCGCCCCGAAGGCAGCCGTGCGAATACGAACTTCGCGCACTTCCTCACCGCCGAGAAGGCGTTGACTCCCGAAAACGTCGCCTCGGCCGAGCGCTTCGCGGCGTGGTGCTCCAGGCAGGGTGCGGGAACCCCGGCGCAGATCGCCCTTGCCTGGGTGCTGCGCGAACCGCAGGTGTCGAGTGCGATCACCGGCGCCACGAGGCTCGAGCAGCTCGAGGAGAATCTCAAGGCGGGCGAGATCAAGCTCGCGGACTCCGAGTGGAAGGAAGTCGAGGCCGCGATCTCGGGTGCGCCTGCCCGCACGAGCCACGCCCGGTCCAATGGCAACGGCGCCGCCCCGAAGAAGAAG is drawn from Candidatus Sulfotelmatobacter sp. and contains these coding sequences:
- a CDS encoding aldo/keto reductase, with translation MNYRALGKTGLKVSELSLGSWTTYGGSVANDDAIQIVRKAFDLGVNLFDTADVYVRGGAENLLGQAIVGLPREQLVIATKCMGRVWDGPLGAGLSRKHIFDAMDQSLRRLGVDYVDLYQAHAPDAGTPIEETLRAFEDLVRMGKARYVGFSNFDREPALARRVVEIQGARGWDPMISSQPRYNLVDRHVEREHIAFCKKNGIGMIVYSPLAQGVLTNKYAGGARPEGSRANTNFAHFLTAEKALTPENVASAERFAAWCSRQGAGTPAQIALAWVLREPQVSSAITGATRLEQLEENLKAGEIKLADSEWKEVEAAISGAPARTSHARSNGNGAAPKKKAPTAKNAPNAKKAPTAKRAPKLVRARSR
- a CDS encoding beta-N-acetylhexosaminidase produces the protein MSRRRQVSCLACLGLLALALGGSPAHAARAGATAPGLLPMPREMRSTGRGAKLDSTWVVCAGSRQDRGAAELIAAEARRCFGWQWPTSGSVVGPSKTSRVELRAIPAHASDPPLDVAQGYRLTIEPGRIVIEGVSPLGRFYGAQTLRQLIRASTRGELSGLEIRDYPALEWRGVSDDLVRGQVSTMADFRELIEQLAYYKLNLYQFTIEELSALDAEREDGAVSTSLTRIQLLQLTNEGLRNHVVISPIFQTLGHEERLQALGEAFSRESGARGPAKRFEPEQPGAAEFVGKEAVRIAECTRSPMINLGGDEWPPARAEGDERPLDRRRAAIAYSDYLGEISTRLRERLGCRTMIYSDVILRWPEAADSLPRDMIVVDWHYDQQDSVPSLRQLAALGFQDVFVSPGMWNWTTFYPNYARAVPNIAALARAAKSAKASGLVLSSWGDSGAECLRENNWAGYAFAAASAWEPATPPVDAFLPRFVSTFYGPEASGMVEVERILGWQDFTGLTTVGRVFHHALLVKPAHAEWRVRMKTLLADMAVAESRLRQATGSIRYHRDHAASLAHAIRGFRFLAERELALDGLGRELRGRTLGLLDRASRDQAVLELDRLHAELLALDQEFARLWLQRNRPPVSPFVEDRLEKQAAMIDRLRRLARAGRLTADESFTNLQAGRY